TCTTAGCTGGTCCGGCAATCACTCGATCGGTTGCTTCATCAATATCTTCCATGTCGATTTTCTTTTTACCACTACGTGCTGCAACTAATGCTGCCTCATTTAGTAAGTTTTCTAAATCAGCACCAGAAAAACCTGGTGTACGCATAGCGATATTTTTTAAGTTGACTGTCTCATCTAACGGTTTATTACGAGCATGTACTTTAAGAACAGCTTCACGCCCAATTACATCTGGGCGGTCGACTGTAATTTGACGGTCGAAACGTCCTGGACGTAATAATGCTGGGTCAAGGATATCTGCACGGTTCGTTGCGGCGATAATGATAATTCCTTCATTTGCACCGAAACCATCCATTTCAACTAATAATTGGTTCAATGTTTGTTCACGTTCGTCATGTCCGCCGCCAAGTCCTGCTCCACGCTGACGTCCTACAGCATCAATTTCATCGATGAAGATGATACATGGTGCATTTTTCTTCGCATTTTCGAATAAGTCACGTACGCGGGAAGCACCCACACCGACAAACATTTCAACGAAGTCAGAACCACTGATTGAAAAGAAAGGCACTCCTGCTTCACCAGCAGTTGCTCTTGCTAACAAAGTTTTACCCGTTCCTGGAGGTCCTACTAAAAGGACACCTTTAGGAATTCTAGCGCCAAGCTCAGCGAATTTGCGAGGGTCTTTTAAGAACTCAACCACTTCAACTAATTCTTGTTTTTCTTCATCTGCACCAGCTACATCTCTAAAACGAACCTTTTTCTTATCATCGTTATAGAGCTTAGCTTTGCTTTTCCCAAAGTTCATTACTCGGCTTCCGCCGCCTTGAGCTTGGTTTAATAAGAAGAAGAATAAAATAAAGATAATCACAAACGGAATAATCGAAGTAAAGAAAGTAACCCAGCCGCTTGTTTCTTTAGCCGGCATCACTTCTACATTTTTCCCTGCTTTATCTATCCGATCAAGGATCTTTTCGCTGTTAGGTACATAGGTGATAAACTTCTTGCTTGCTTTATCCTCACCTCTAACTTCGAAAACACCTCGTTCAGGCTGCATGGAGAAAGACTTTACTTCCCCGTTTTCTAGCTTTGTCACAAATTTATCATACGTTAAACGACTTGTAGTCTCATTGCTTCCATTAAAGAAGCTAACTACACCAATAATGACTAAAAATATCAATAAATAAAAGATGGTATTACGGAAAATCCGATTCATCTCTTACCTCCTCCCGCGGGTAAAAACTATATTAGATAGTATCATAGAAAATCTTACTAATTCAAGGAATTACTCTCAATTCTATAGGTTGTAAAAAGCCCATCGTTGAAGGGTTTATGATTCCATTTTCAATGAAATTTATTGATTATTGCTGTATACTTCCGGTTTTAAAACCCCAATATATGGAAGGTTTCGGTATTTTTCAATATAATCCAATCCATACCCAACAACAAACTCATCTGGAACAATAAATCCTACATAGTCTGCTTGGATAGAACTCTTTCTTCCTGTTGGCTTATCAAGCAAAGTGACAATTTTGATTGATTTTGCTTTTCTGTAACGGAATAAATCAACTAAATAGCTGAGTGTTAAGCCACTGTCGATAATATCCTCAATAATTAATATGTCTCTGCCTTCAACAGAAGTATCTAAATCCTTAAGAATTTTTACTTCCCCTGAAGAAACAAAGGCGCTGCCATAGCTGGAAACATCCATAAAGTCCATTTCTAAATAGCAGTCCATCCGCTTTAATAAATCAGCCATAAAAGGCATTGCACCTTTTAAAACGCCGATTGCCAACGGGAAACGGTCCTTATATTCCTCAGTTAACTGTCCAGCCAACTCTTTAATTTTTTCTTGGATTTCCTCTTCTGAAACTAACACTTTTTCAATATCCTGATTCATCATAAAATGTGCCCCCTAGAAGATCATTACTTAATGTATGTGAGTAGTATATATTGCTTAGCATTGTAATCTATACCTTCAAATGAAGATTTTTTTAAACCTGGAAGCCAGAGAATACAATCTTCACTATCGGTTATTACAGGCCATGTGTCCCTATCTTGTACAGGAACCTTTTGATCAATAAAAATATCCTTTATTTTTTTTGATCCCTGCATTCCTTTTAATGTCATTCGATCACCATTTTTCCTAGTGCGGATGACAAGCGGCCATTTGACCACATCCACATGAAACAAAGCCGTGTATGGATGATGAAATTCAGGAATTTCCCCATCTAAATAATCAATTCGCATACTCCCTCCAGTAGGCAGTATGACCATTCCTGGTTCGACTATTTCAAGTTCATAAGGTTTCGCCTTTATTAGTTGAAATTGGAACGTCAATTGAAGGTATGAGCGAATAACTTTTAAACCATTTGGGAAATCAAGTTTACCTGAAGGTTCACGGTGATGAATGATAGAAAAAACTTGGTCGATATGTACGGCAGAAAGAGAAGCAGGCTTTTCTTTGTAAAGATAGTTTAATATTAGTTGAATACCTCTCCTTTGTAAAGGTAAAGGCATCTCAAGAAATGTTTTTATGTCAATAGTAATTTTGCCCTTTTCTCTTTTTGTCATTACGGAATTCAAGTGTTTTTTTGTCAATTCCAGCAGGAAGGCTTCATCACCTTGTAATTCTTCACTAAATCGTTGGAAATGATCATGAACCTGACTGTTTTCTTCTTTTAAAAAAGGAAGAACCTGTTGCCGGAATCGATTTCTACTATAGATACTTTTTAAGTTACTAGGGTCTAGTCTCGGATTTAGTGCATGCTTTTTACAATATTGTTCAATTTCATCCTTTGTCACAGTGAGGAATGGACGGAAAATAAATCCTTTTCCAAACGGACGTGTAA
The window above is part of the Bacillus sp. SORGH_AS_0510 genome. Proteins encoded here:
- the ftsH gene encoding ATP-dependent zinc metalloprotease FtsH, with protein sequence MNRIFRNTIFYLLIFLVIIGVVSFFNGSNETTSRLTYDKFVTKLENGEVKSFSMQPERGVFEVRGEDKASKKFITYVPNSEKILDRIDKAGKNVEVMPAKETSGWVTFFTSIIPFVIIFILFFFLLNQAQGGGSRVMNFGKSKAKLYNDDKKKVRFRDVAGADEEKQELVEVVEFLKDPRKFAELGARIPKGVLLVGPPGTGKTLLARATAGEAGVPFFSISGSDFVEMFVGVGASRVRDLFENAKKNAPCIIFIDEIDAVGRQRGAGLGGGHDEREQTLNQLLVEMDGFGANEGIIIIAATNRADILDPALLRPGRFDRQITVDRPDVIGREAVLKVHARNKPLDETVNLKNIAMRTPGFSGADLENLLNEAALVAARSGKKKIDMEDIDEATDRVIAGPAKKSRVISEKERNIVAFHEGGHTVIGLVLDEADMVHKVTIVPRGQAGGYAVMLPREDRYFMTKPELLDKIVGLLGGRVAEEIVFGEVSTGAHNDFQRATSIARKMVTEYGMSDKLGPLQFGQGQGGQVFLGRDIHNEQNYSDAIAYEIDLEIQRIIKECYERARKILTENRDKLDLIAKTLLEVETLVAEQIKYLVEHGHMPDPSLHLDSVKIGPKKDDVKVNINTKKEEAPKEEKSFLDTPPDDIDYK
- the hpt gene encoding hypoxanthine phosphoribosyltransferase, translating into MMNQDIEKVLVSEEEIQEKIKELAGQLTEEYKDRFPLAIGVLKGAMPFMADLLKRMDCYLEMDFMDVSSYGSAFVSSGEVKILKDLDTSVEGRDILIIEDIIDSGLTLSYLVDLFRYRKAKSIKIVTLLDKPTGRKSSIQADYVGFIVPDEFVVGYGLDYIEKYRNLPYIGVLKPEVYSNNQ
- the tilS gene encoding tRNA lysidine(34) synthetase TilS, with the translated sequence MLETKVEGYLNRQSFQLDNKQIVVGVSGGPDSLALLHYLHSQKERKNLSIVVAHVDHMFRGAESFEDALFVKRFCHEYEIPFEMRQIDVMKIMEATGKSSQVAAREVRYQFYSEIMEKYNFRYLSLGHHGDDQIETILMRLTRGSSGMARAGIPFTRPFGKGFIFRPFLTVTKDEIEQYCKKHALNPRLDPSNLKSIYSRNRFRQQVLPFLKEENSQVHDHFQRFSEELQGDEAFLLELTKKHLNSVMTKREKGKITIDIKTFLEMPLPLQRRGIQLILNYLYKEKPASLSAVHIDQVFSIIHHREPSGKLDFPNGLKVIRSYLQLTFQFQLIKAKPYELEIVEPGMVILPTGGSMRIDYLDGEIPEFHHPYTALFHVDVVKWPLVIRTRKNGDRMTLKGMQGSKKIKDIFIDQKVPVQDRDTWPVITDSEDCILWLPGLKKSSFEGIDYNAKQYILLTYIK